The following coding sequences are from one Thunnus maccoyii chromosome 17, fThuMac1.1, whole genome shotgun sequence window:
- the LOC121882060 gene encoding adhesion G-protein coupled receptor G2-like, translating into MTQKSWMTWVLLMCLLWICSTFKAKGGENYLKIRNCHPKQKIIFIVADNFNGLIGRKQSYLQIDNCIIFLQKNASKLTRRPWGAEWPQMDDKNDSLVLRISKWHINRKLHLCVLNGTHCNATVSQLTAKECSAQKEPNCVFSQMINGSCHARCLDTETVCENSTYDEDHCKKMNTQNPWIKDKYIINFTRTGSHCLNCNNPVKKPERTINLPVPPINGTIYFAQAVKIMRDIASIVASFSESSAELNAGGGVTGAIMKKTELEDVDEVSFAYLSPNDSINIIDSRDFLPSFSRSVTVSKEAFEKAIDSNVSEAFAAVLRFTNMAQDELNSTVLGDEVIAIEMGVAITNLTDKISISFRKMKYEGIPSCRSWNGEGNLPNWTDDGCETIQDGDNITCRCSHLTFFAILLAPLNETISSSDLNTLTIITQIGCGLSMFFLGIVLFMHFLMRKTKTSKTTWLLIHLVSAMFLLNLTFLINSFVAKMKNSVGCKIMAAFMHYSLLATFTWFAVQAFHLCLQLYTGGNISIHRYILKASITSWVLPSVVVIVLFILGKYGEQVIHTDNTENNEAMCWITDSDVHYIVNIGYYVLVFLFTFTTFIIMLSWLFCLKRTKAGNAEMSRNGKNIVTILGLCCMLGITWGFAFFAYGALRIPSYYIFTALNSFQGFFLFIYYYNTRKWGEINGGVNKNSDSNSSIATLNTGLGNHRNPYTNQPGKK; encoded by the exons CTTTTAAAG CCAAAGGAGGGGAAAATTATCTGAAAATCAGGAATTGTCACCCTAAACAGAAGATAATCTTCATTGTTGCTGATAACTTCAATGGTCTCATTGGCAGGAAACAAAGTTATTTGCAGA TTGACAATTGCATAATATTTCTGCAGAAAAATGCATCTAAAC TAACACGTCGTCCGTGGGGTGCAGAGTGGCCTCAAATGGATGATAAGAATGATTCTCTTGTACTGCGCATTTCAAAGTGGCATATCAACAGAAAATTGCATCTGTGTGTCCTGAATGGGACACATTGCAATGCCACAGTATCTCAGCTCACAG CAAAGGAATGCAGTGCACAGAAGGAACCAAACTGTGTCTTCAGTCAAATGATCAACG GATCTTGCCATGCTAGATGTTTGGATACAGAAACTGTGTGTGAAAATTCTACTTATGATGAAGACCACTGCAAAAAAATGA aTACGCAAAATCCATGGATCAAGGACAAGTACATCATCAACTTCACAAGAACAGGGAGCCATTGCCTCAACTGTAATAATCCAGTGAAAAAGCCTGAGAGGACAATTAATTTGCCAGTACCACCAATTAATGGAACAATTTACTTTGCTCAAGCTGT TAAAATCATGAGGGATATTGCCAGCATCGTTGCCTCTTTCAGTGAGTCTTCAGCTGAATTGAATGCAGGAGGGGGAGTCACGGGTGCCATAATGAAGAAAACGGAGCTCGAGGATGTAGACGAAGTGTCCTTTGCTTATTTATCTCCGAATGACTCCATAAAT ATTATAGACAGCAGAGATTTTCTGCCTTCATTTTCAAGATCTGTTACAGTGTCAAAAGAAGCTTTTGAAAAAGCTATCGATTCGAATGTGAGTGAAgcatttgcagctgttttgcGATTCACCAATATGGCTCAG GATGAGTTGAACAGCACGGTTTTAGGTGATGAAGTTATAGCAATTGAAATGGGAGTTGCTATCACCAATCTCACAGACAAAATATCCATCAGTTTTCGGAAAATGAAATAc GAAGGAATTCCAAGTTGCCGATCATGGAATGGTGAAG GAAACCTGCCAAACTGGACAGATGATGGATGTGAGACAATACAAGATGGAGACAACATTACATGCCGGTGTTcgcatttgacattttttgctaTCTTATTG GCTCCCCTCAATGAAACCATCTCTAGTTCTGATTTGAACACCCTCACCATCATCACTCAAATTGGCTGTGGCTTGTCCATGTTCTTCCTCGGCATAGTCCTCTTCATGCACTTCCTTATGAG GAAGACCAAGACCAGTAAGACCACCTGGCTCCTCATCCACCTCGTGTCGGCCATGTTCCTGCTTAACCTCACCTTCCTGATCAACAGCTTTGTGGCAAAAATGAAGAACTCAGTGGGTTGTAAGATCATGGCGGCTTTCATGCACTACTCCTTGTTGGCCACTTTCACTTGGTTTGCTGTGCAGGCCTTCCACCTCTGCCTGCAGCTGTACACAGGGGGCAACATTTCAATTCATCGCTACATACTGAAAGCCTCCATCACCAGCTGGG TTCTTCCGAGTGTAGTGGTGATTGTCCTGTTCATTTTAGGAAAATATGGTGAACAAGTTATCCACACGgataacactgaaaataatgaaGCCAT GTGCTGGATAACAGACAGTGACGTCCACTACATTGTCAACATAGGCTACTATGTTTTGGTCTTCCTCTTCACCTTCACTACCTTCATCATCATGCTGTCCTGGCTCTTTTGCCTCAAGAGAACCAAAGCAGGCAACGCAGAAATGAGCAGAAATGGCAAAAATATTGTAACCATACTGGGACTGTGCTGCATGCTGGGCATCACATGGGGTTTTGCCTTCTTCGCCTATGGTGCCCTCCGGATCCCCTCCTACTACATTTTCACGGCCCTGAACTCTTTCCAAG gtttcttcctgttcataTACTACTACAACACCAGAAAGTGGGGAGAGATAAACGGTGGCGTGAACAAAAACTcagacagcaacagcagcattGCCACTCTTAACACTGGTCTAGGCAACCACAGGAACCCCTACACCAACCAGCCAGGCAAAAAATAA